The genomic DNA ttttaacttttttagtTATTGATTGCTGACATCATTTCTTTGAAAATTCAGGCCCCGCCAGCTTTATCATCTCTCGTTTTAAACAAAAATCAGGATGGAGCTGAATCTGCTGGCGTGAAGTCATTGAGGGCGATTACTCTTCTTGGAGCCGGTCTATCAGGCGTTTTAAGTTTTACAACTATCGCGGTTGCTGATGAAGCCGAGCATGGTTTGGAATCTCCAAATTACCCTTGGCCTCACCAAGGCATTCTCAGTTCATATGATCATGCCTCGTGAGCTCCTTTCGATCTTTTTCATGCAATGATATGATTtgtttttgagtaaaatgccatattcgtccctgaggtttggccagttttgcgacttttgtccaaaggtttgtttttccgcatctggatccaaaaggtttggaatctTGCCATTTCCATctggcttgttaactccatccatttttttccGATAAGTCATAggtatttccatcttttttgctaacttaaagggcaattcggtctttttcacctTATGTAAAcagtaaaaagaccgaataccactgaaaaagaccgaattgccctttaagctaacaaaaaaagacggaaatacctctgacttaacggagaaaaatggatggagttaaggaactggatgaaaatggcaagattttaaaccttttggatccagatgcggaaaaacaaacctttggacgaaagtcgcaaaactggaaATTACTTTATAGGCCACACAAGTAGGTATTTGGTTTCAGTATACTGATTTTGGGCAAAAACACAGATGACGAAAATGTTGTTAGTTTTTCTTAAAATATGATTCTAACATGCTAAAACCTCATCAAAGGTGTTTTTGTCTTTTCAAATTTTATAAGGGTGTTTAATATTTTGTCACCCGACATGAAATGCCATAAGTGGTAGTATTAATAAAACCAAACACATACTTTAGTGGCCTATAAAATAATTTCAATATTTGTGTGGCCTTATTCAAAGAATTTGAATATTTGGGTGTCCTCCACATAGATCTCCcttatttctttttatttaaatcataatttgccaaacactcaaatattTGATAATCACGTCAACACACTATTTTCTACAACCCATTTTATCACTGGACACTGGCTTACAGGCAATGCTTTGAAAACCGGACTGGACCGGGAACCGGGGGTCTGACCGGTCCAGTTCACCCTATCTACCCTTTTTGAGTCGAACCGGCAGGTTGAACTGGATTTCTATTAAAAAAATTCAGTTTTACCCGATTTATTTTTATAGTATTTATGAATCACCCGGTTCTTACATCCGGTTTGACCAGTTCGACGTCCGGTCCGGTTCTGAAAACATTGTTCAGGTGATTATGTGATTCCAATTATGCAACATCACTTGGTCGCTTTCAAATTGCACATCTAAACACTCCTCACATAGACTTTCTTTGTGATCGTTTGGCATGAATACGGGTTTTACCATAACAATTCACTGTGGTTCATAAGTTCTTTCTAAAATGCAATAACTTCCAACTGATGCACCTTTTTTTCTCATGTAAAAGCTTATTCAGCAGTTGACTTTTTGCAATTTGGCGATTGACCATGAGCAGGATTCGACGTGGACACCAGGTGTACACACAAGTCTGCGCATCCTGTCATTCAATGGGTTTGATTTCATATCGTGATTTGGTCGGCGTAGCATATACAGAAGAGGAAACAAAGGCAATGGCTGCGGAAATCGAGGTGGTTGACGGTCCTAACGATGAGGGTGAGATGTTTACACGCCCCGGAAAACTAAGCGATCGGTTTCCTCAACCTTACGCAAATGAGCAAGCTGCTAGGTTTGCTAATGGTGGGGCCTACCCTCCAGACTTGAGTCTTATTACCAAAGTAACCTTTTCTTCTTGTTTCATTTTTTATCTATCGTTTTAGTGCATTGCTAGATTCTTACGTTTTATTCGTTCAGGCTCGTCATAATGGACAGAACTATGTGTTTGCACTTTTAACCGGCTACCGTGATCCTCCTGCCGGTGTTACAGTGAGTTGTGATCTATTTCcacttgtttttttttctttcattttttcaAGTTTGCTTGTTGAAAGTTTTAGCATGTAATCTTCAATAGAATGatttaaaaaaatagtaaaatgttaaatgccattttcgttcttgaggtttggccagttttgcgacgttcatccaaaggtttgttttttcataTACGACTATATGAAAAAAAATTATTCTACTATCACGATTTGcctatttgaaaaaaaaatgttaaatgtCGTTTTTTCATCGTTACATAGAATCTCCTGTCacgatttgcttatttttatctacttTTCGGACCCGCCGCGAAGCGCAGATGTTAACCcactagttattattatattaagCCAATCTATGAACGTATTGCAGATTAGGGAAGGCTTGCATTATAATCCGTACTTTCCTGGTGGAGCAATAGCGATGCCGAAAATGCTTAACGATGGTGCTGTTGAATATGAAGACGGTACACCAGCAACAGAGGCCCAGGTTGGTTTTGGTTTATTGTTTTATTATGCTATTTGTTTAATGGGCCGCTTGTATATGTTTTTTCTCATGCTCGTATTTCTTTGATCTTGTATGTTTTCGTAGATGGGAAAAGACGTCGTTTCGTTTTTGAGTTGGGCTGCAGAACCAGAAATGGAAGAACGGAAACTGGTACAAATCCGTCAAACCCTATAGTTGTATTAGAGCTGGTTGGTAATGGGTCAAACAGGGAACAGTGTTGGGGTCAAAAGTCAAAACGAGCTACGTGAGGTTGACCAACAAACACCTTTTTGTTCTTTAtctaaaaattttagaaaataataaataatgtatataattatgattaaaaacaatagagtaaagtacacgaatggtccctgtggtttaccaaaatgtTCGATTTAGTCCCTAGCTTTCTAAATGTACACAAATGGTCTCTGTGGTTTACACTTTgcaacacatttagtccccaactttttcccaaagtacacggatggtccctgaggtttgcactttgtaacgcatttccTTAACTTGAACATGCTAAAACCTTTAAatttgttggctggggactaaatgcattacaaagtgcaaaccacagggaccatccgtgtacttttggaaagctagggaccaaatccaaatttTTTGataaaccacatggaccatccgtgtactttactcaaaaCAATATTATTACAATAATACTAATCTAGGGACGTGTAGAGAACCCTCTAATACACTTGTACGTAGCGCTTGACAAATATACTAAGCGTTAAAAAGAGAATGAGGGGTTACATAACCGTCTCGTGCGTCATATTTAAAGCAAAAGACATAGGTGTTTATGCGGTTATTACAGCTCTCTACTTAAAATTCATTCTTAATTAGCGTGCCCTATTAATCTAAACATGTGAAAATGGCGTTCCTTTTTCAGCTAAATATTTGTGACCCGTTTGAGGTTAAGCACAACCCGAAATGACCCATTTTCAATAGAAGCAGTTGAATATATATTAATCATTTTGTTTTGATGATACAGATGGGATTCAAGTGGATATTTGTACTGTCACTGGCCTTGCTTCAAGCTGCGTACTATAGGCGTCTGAGGTGGTCGGTTCTGAAGTCGCGTAAGCTTGTTCTCGACGTTGTCAACTAGCGCTTTCTCTAATTGTTCAAGAAATTTTACTGAAACGACTTGTATTTGAAAAAATAATTATTTCTGTAAAAGAACTGGATGTGCATTTTTTTGTACTAAAATTGGTACACAAGCTGGTCTTTTGGTTCTTATGGCACTTGTTTTTCACTGTGGATTTTTTTAGAAACTAATAAGTGAAACCCGTTATTGTAATCtcatttataattttaaataaaaacatttATTAAGTTGTTTTAATTATAGAAACTGGCCGTGTTTATATGTTTATTTTAGAATGAAatgaattgtttttatttttaatagttAAAAGACTGAGATGTGATTATGTTGAAATGATTGTTGAGGGTTTCAAAATTGAGGATTATAATGTCATAACAAAGGCCGCTGTGATTAGGAGGGGTGAGGGATTTCAATTTATTTTTGAAAGGTTTGAATTATTCGTgaatgtcgggaggtctagcatacgttgtcttaaccgggtctgCGCTAGAGAGCCTCCTCacacaatagatccccaatttaaacccttcaatgagaaacccctatcacccagactcgaacttgagatcTGGAGGAGAAAACTCACACGGGCCTACCAATAGGTGGAACTTAAATACCCGTGGTcaccactagagcactagtgatggttAGATTTCAATTTTATTGGTTGTGTTTATAGGGGTGTTTATGGTTTGGCTTGACCGGTTTTAATGGAAGTTCTGGACCGAGCCGCTTATTATGCTTTTGTGGAACAAAAAAGCGAACTGGACAGGTTGAGTGGGTTGGCTGGAGAATTCGGGTTTAACGTTTGGCGGTTTCATAGACCAAACATGTTATCTCTTGAATTCAGATTCAAATTTCAATGAATTTTACGAACCAAACATGTAAAAATTCCAATGTAACTTTATCCTTTAAAATAACAACCAAATATGAAAACTTACAGCttctttttggtcattttagctTTACTTTTTTTCACCATGAATAAAGCTAatccaaacatttttttttaaaactcctttagaaaagtcata from Helianthus annuus cultivar XRQ/B chromosome 7, HanXRQr2.0-SUNRISE, whole genome shotgun sequence includes the following:
- the LOC110868595 gene encoding cytochrome c1-2, heme protein, mitochondrial; its protein translation is MAGGRGLYHLLRGRLHSHSAAPPALSSLVLNKNQDGAESAGVKSLRAITLLGAGLSGVLSFTTIAVADEAEHGLESPNYPWPHQGILSSYDHASIRRGHQVYTQVCASCHSMGLISYRDLVGVAYTEEETKAMAAEIEVVDGPNDEGEMFTRPGKLSDRFPQPYANEQAARFANGGAYPPDLSLITKARHNGQNYVFALLTGYRDPPAGVTIREGLHYNPYFPGGAIAMPKMLNDGAVEYEDGTPATEAQMGKDVVSFLSWAAEPEMEERKLMGFKWIFVLSLALLQAAYYRRLRWSVLKSRKLVLDVVN